Proteins found in one Mixophyes fleayi isolate aMixFle1 chromosome 8, aMixFle1.hap1, whole genome shotgun sequence genomic segment:
- the RRP9 gene encoding U3 small nucleolar RNA-interacting protein 2, with protein sequence MSGLFIKKRPDGTGRRRRGESNDADAQKKKKKKNNVNLREEIESDSDTETAPTRKKPAEEEEEDLEETAQEKKLRLAKEYLQQLQAHDEERLEDESEDLVASRLQENVLEQRGKLQRPLAKELLPPEPSEIRILRGHQGPVTCLVISPDDQHVFSGSKDCSIIKWSTSDGKKVHKIPGGRKGCEDKHLGHTAHVLCMAVSSDGKYLASGDRNKLIFIWNAETCQNLHKFQGHRDAVSALSFQKGTYQLFSASHDRSVKVWNVAENSYIETLFGHQDCITGLDSLSRERCVTSGGRDGTVRVWKIAEETQLVFSGHEGSIDCIRLINEEHMVSGADDGSLALWSVSRKKPLARVKCSHGSHGDTGLEQPYWISAVAAALNSDVVASGSHDGCVRLWQCGEAFRGLHALCTIPLIGFVNSLQFSSSADFLVAGIGQEHRLGRWWRLKEAKNGLYIIPLKRKLPLSEGS encoded by the exons ATGTCCGGGCTGTTTATCAAGAAGCGACCGGACGGAACCGGGAGGAGgcggaggggagag aGCAATGATGCAGATGcccaaaagaagaagaaaaagaagaataaCGTCAACCTCCGAGAGGAGATCGAGAGCGACTCTGACACTGAAAC TGCCCCAACCCGCAAGAAGccagcggaggaggaggaggaggatctgGAGGAGACAGCCCAGGAGAAGAAGCTGAGGTTAGCGAAGGAATATCTGCAGCAGTTACAGGCACACG ATGAGGAGAGGTTAGAGGACGAGAGCGAGGACCTCGTCGCCAGCAGGTTACAGGAGAATGTG CTGGAACAACGAGGAAAACTCCAGCGTCCGTTAGCCAAGGAG TTACTGCCTCCGGAACCTTCAGAAATCCGCATCTTACGTGGCCACCAAGGACCTGTCACGTGCCTCGTCATCTCGCCGGACGACCAACACGTCTTCTCCGGATCTAAAGACTGCTCCATTATCAAAT GGTCCACATCTGACGGGAAGAAGGTGCACAAGATTCCTGGAGGCCGGAAGGGCTGTGAGGACAAACATTTGGGACACACGGCTCATGTCTTGTGTATGGCGGTGTCCTCCGATGGGAAATACCTG GCTTCGGGAGATAGAAATAAGCTAATCTTTATCTGGAATGCAGAGACCTGTCAGAATCTTCATAAGTTCCAGGGTCACCGAGATGCAGTGTCT GCGCTGTCCTTCCAGAAAGGGACCTACCAGCTGTTCAGCGCCTCTCACGACCGCTCCGTCAAGGTCTGGAATGTTGCAGAGAATTCCTACATAGAGACGCT GTTTGGCCACCAGGATTGTATCACGGGACTGGACAGTCTGAGCCGCGAGCGATGCGTCACCTCTGGGGGCAGAGACGGGACGGTCAGGGTGTGGAAGATCGCGGAGGAAACACAGCTGGTGTTCAGCGGACATGA AGGATCTATAGATTGTATCCGGCTCATAAACGAGGAACATATGGTCTCCGGAGCAGACGATGG ATCTCTTGCCCTTTGGAGTGTGTCGAGGAAGAAACCCCTGGCACGGGTTAAATGTTCACATGGTAGCCACGGAGACACCGGCCTTGAGCAGCCATATTGGATCTCGGCGGTGGCTGCTGCCCTGAACAGCGATGTGGTCGCCTCCG GCTCTCATGATGGATGTGTACGTCTCTGGCAGTGTGGAGAGGCGTTCCGCGGCCTGCACGCTCTCTGCACAATCCCCCTG ATCGGGTTTGTGAACAGTTTACAGTTTTCCAGCTCAGCAGATTTCCTGGTCGCTGGGATTGGGCAGGAACACAG ACTGGGCCGATGGTGGCGATTGAAAGAGGCCAAAAACGGACTGTATATAATTCCCCTGAAAAGGAAGCTGCCGCTCAGTGAGGGGTCCTGA
- the GRM2 gene encoding metabotropic glutamate receptor 2 → MDNLFWTLFLLPVFTTDKSGKSSRPEIRIEGDLVIGGLFPVHEKGGPGAECGRMNEHRGLQRLEAMLFALDAINRDPNILPGLQLGAHILDTCSKDTYALEQALELVRGSLPRADGPQYLCPDGSYAIHGETLPAISGVIGGSYSDVSIQVANLLRLFQIPQISYASTSAKLSDKSRYDFFARTVPPDFYQAKAMADILRFFNWTYVSTVASEGDYGETGIEAFEQEARARNICIATSEKVGRSMNKKTFASVIRALQQKPSARVVVLFTKIEDARELLAAAQLLNVSFMWVASDGWGALESVVLGSEEVAEGAITIELASYPLWDFSKYFQALHLFNNTRNPWFGEFWENKFHCRLNRSDCAEHSLQGVKFEQESKIMFVVNAVYAMAYALHNMYQALCPNASHLCPAMNPMNGRRFYRDYILNVKFDAPFPPPDTHSTVRFDKFGDGIGRYNIFSFQNTEGHYHYQKVGYWVEELTLNTSLIPWARSSVPVSQCSDPCKKNEVKSMQPGDVCCWICIPCQPHEYLQDEFTCKDCGLGYWPNVDLKDCFELPQEYIRWSDAWALGPVCLSCLGLISTLFVFWAFVQNNNTPIVKASGRELCYILLSGVLLCYAMTFIFIAKPSTGICTLRRFGLGTSFAICYSALLTKTNRIARIFNGALDGVQRPRFISPASQVGICLALISCQLLVVVVWLLLEPAGTRKDTAPDKRYVVTLKCNSGDGSMLVSLSYNVLLVLLCTLYAFKTRKCPENFNEAKFIGFTMYTTCIIWLAFLPIFYVTSSDYRVQTTTLCVSVSLSGSVVLGCLFTPKLHVIMFQPQKNVTSHRAATNRFSGTGAGASHSSTVQYVPTVCNGREVVDSTTSSL, encoded by the exons ATGGATAACCTCTTCTGGACGCTGTTCCTGCTCCCTGTCTTTACCACTGATAAAAGTGGCAAATCCTCCAGGCCGGAGATCCGTATTGAAGGGGATCTGGTGATCGGAGGCCTCTTCCCGGTCCATGAGAAAGGAGGACCCGGGGCCGAGTGTGGACGGATGAACGAGCACCGTGGTTTGCAGCGGCTGGAAGCCATGCTCTTTGCCTTGGACGCTATTAACAGGGACCCCAATATCCTTCCAGGTCTTCAGCTGGGGGCACATATCCTGGACACATGTTCCAAAGACACATATGCTCTGGAGCAAGCCTTGGAGCTGGTGCGAGGATCCTTGCCACGGGCTGATGGCCCGCAATACCTCTGTCCAGATGGATCATATGCTATCCATGGGGAGACGCTTCCGGCCATCAGTGGCGTCATCGGGGGATCGTACAGTGATGTGTCTATACAG GTTGCCAACTTGCTGAGGCTCTTCCAGATCCCACAGATCAGTTACGCCTCCACAAGTGCCAAGTTAAGCGACAAGTCTCGATATGACTTCTTTGCCCGTACAGTACCTCCAGATTTTTACCAAGCCAAAGCCATGGCAGATATTCTACGATTCTTCAACTGGACTTATGTGTCCACGGTGGCATCGGAGGGAGACTATGGTGAAACTGGCATTGAGGCATTTGAGCAAGAGGCACGCGCTCGTAATATTTGCATCGCTACCTCCGAGAAGGTTGGACGCTCCATGAACAAGAAGACCTTTGCCAGTGTGATCCGTGCCCTTCAGCAGAAGCCCAGTGCCCGGGTGGTCGTCCTCTTTACCAAGATTGAGGATGCTCGAGAACTCCTGGCCGCTGCCCAGCTACTCAATGTCTCCTTCATGTGGGTGGCCAGCGATGGTTGGGGAGCGCTGGAGAGCGTGGTATTGGGCAGTGAGGAGGTGGCTGAAGGTGCCATCACTATAGAGCTGGCATCGTACCCGTTATGGGACTTCTCAAAATATTTTCAAGCCTTGCATCTCTTCAACAACACTCGCAATCCGTGGTTCGGGGAATTCTGGGAGAATAAGTTCCATTGTCGGCTGAATAGATCAGACTGTGCGGAACATTCGCTTCAAGGTGTGAAGTTCGAGCAGGAGTCCAAAATCATGTTTGTGGTGAATGCCGTCTACGCCATGGCTTACGCGCTGCACAATATGTACCAGGCGCTCTGCCCCAATGCCAGCCATCTTTGTCCTGCCATGAACCCTATGAATGGACGTCGCTTCTACCGTGACTACATCCTGAACGTGAAGTTTGATG CTCCATTCCCGCCCCCGGACACTCATAGCACAGTGCGATTTGACAAGTTTGGTGACGGAATTGGTCGTTACAATATCTTCAGTTTTCAAAACACAGAGGGACATTACCACTACCAGAAGGTTGGCTACTGGGTTGAGGAGCTGACACTCAATACCAGCCTGATCCCATGGGCTCGCAGCTCTGTGCCTGTGTCTCAGTGCAGTGATCCCTGCAAGAAGAACGAGGTGAAGAGCATGCAGCCGGGGGATGTTTGCTGTTGGATCTGTATCCCGTGCCAGCCGCATGAATACCTGCAGGACGAGTTCACCTGTAAGGATTGCGGCCTCGGATACTGGCCCAACGTGGATCTAAAAGACTGTTTTGAGCTACCCCAGGAGTATATCCGCTGGAGCGATGCCTGGGCTTTGGGTCCGGTCTGCCTCTCATGCTTGGGGCTCATTTCCACCCTCTTTGTGTTTTGGGCCTTTGTTCAGAACAATAACACCCCAATCGTGAAGGCATCTGGGCGTGAACTCTGCTACATCCTGCTGAGCGGGGTACTCCTCTGCTACGCCATGACGTTCATCTTCATTGCCAAGCCGTCCACGGGCATCTGTACCCTGCGGCGGTTCGGACTCGGCACCTCCTTCGCTATCTGTTACTCAGCGCTACTAACAAAGACCAATCGTATCGCCCGTATATTCAACGGAGCATTGGATGGCGTCCAGAGACCCCGCTTTATAAGCCCAGCCTCTCAGGTGGGCATCTGCCTGGCACTCATCTCCTGCCAGCTCCTGGTGGTGGTGGTCTGGCTGCTTCTAGAGCCCGCTGGCACACGCAAGGACACCGCCCCAGATAAGAGATACGTGGTGACGTTGAAGTGTAACAGCGGTGACGGAAGCATGTTGGTGTCTCTTTCGTACAACGTGCTGCTGGTCCTGCTCTGCACCCTCTATGCGTTTAAGACTCGGAAGTGTCCCGAGAACTTCAATGAAGCCAAATTCATCGGTTTCACCATGTATACCACCTGCATCATCTGGCTGGCGTTCCTGCCCATCTTCTATGTGACCTCCAGCGATTACAGG GTACAGACCACCACCTTGTGTGTTTCCGTCAGCCTCAGCGGCTCGGTGGTCCTTGGCTGCCTCTTCACCCCAAAACTTCACGTTATCATGTTCCAGCCGCAAAAGAACGTCACCAGTCACCGCGCTGCCACCAACCGGTTCAGCGGCACCGGGGCGGGAGCATCGCACA GTTCCACCGTGCAGTATGTGCCGACGGTGTGCAACGGGCGTGAAGTGGTTGATTCTACGACCTCGTCTCTGTGA